TTAAAAACTAGCAAGGGAACGTATATGGTGTCCGGGTAAGGCTCGTACCAACAGTCTGTGCTGAAAGTGGAACGGCTCCAACGCTGCGCCGAGCCCCGAGCGAGTGATGTCAGGAAATCGTGCTCGTGGTAGATCACGTAGGTGTCAAGAGCGCTGCTATCGCTTACAGTGCTCACCGAGAGCGCCCGAACGTACGCGTCTATTGCAACGCTGTCGTTCAGCCAGTCCGGTCCGGCGACTAGCAGGCGTGTCGTGTTCAGTACGCTTCGAATAATGTCTTTGGACGCTGGCGTGAAATAAGGAGACGCGTCGATGTCGTTCTTGAATTCCGCGATGATATCTTTCGCGAGGTTTCGAAGCCCGGATATGGAGACGTGCGCGTTGAGATCGGTGAGAACGGCGAGGTTCGTCAGTGGGAGGAGAGCCTTTTCCGCGGCTCGCAGGCACAGCTGCCAGCGAGGCAAGTTGCCTCTACGCTTTCCGTAAAGAAGCGCGCTATAAAATTCGTCGAGTCCAGATTGCGGGACGAACGGGGAGACCTGAGTCATAAGTCGAACGCCGAGGTAGTTTATTACGGTGGCGATGTCGGTGTCGTCAGCGAGTTGTATTATCTCGCTTACAGCGGGGGCAGGTTGTAACATGGCTTCCGTTGTTTCGCCGGAGTAAAGAGTCGAATTGACGTCCTTGAAAATCTCTTCCAGGAAGATGGCAAGCTGCGGCAGTGACCGCAAGGAGTCCACCGAGGAAGCATTTTCCGTGGACGTCACGTCGGCGAGCTTCTCCAGGTCGGTCGCAAATTTGATTATGCTTAGAGTGAACGACGGTGGCATGTACTGCTTCTTCAACGAATTCATGGCCGCAAAAGCACTCCTGGTGTAAAGGCGAACGGCTTCATTTATATCGATATTGTCATTATTGGTTATCATATCGGGGAGCCCTATTAACACGATGTCGGTGTGCACCGTTGAATGTTTGGAACATATCCCGACTCCAAGTAGCGCAGCACTTCCCGTTAGTCGAAGTATCTTCGCTGCCGTTCGCCACACTGAGAGGGTCTTCCTTACCGGGGGCGTCAGTGGGAATCCATCGAGAGAAACGCGAGACATCAGTTCGAGCAAAGGATCCCACTCTGCATCCTCAATGCGTGTTTTGTCCATGCACTTGCGGTGGAGGTCGATGATTGGTTGTAGGTGGCTGTTCTTTCCCGAGGAATCTTGCTGAAGGTAGGCGTAAAATTCACCTTCGAGGAAAGCCGCAAAATCGTCGTCCACAGAAACGAAGGACCCTGGAGATGGCGTTGCGTAGCTGCCTTCCCACTGTCGACAGACAAACGCGTAGAAATCGTCGCACGGGTCTAGTTTGTCCCACGAAAGAAGGCTGTTAAGGTAGACCGCGTCCCTGAAGCAGCTTGGTGACTCGCAGGTGCCCGTGAGTCCATGTTTATGGGGATTGGCGCGCCTCGCCACGTTGTTTCGGGGAATGAAAATGAAGATGACGACCAGCGCAAAACCAACCAAGAGGAAAACCGCTAACGGATACAGAACGTACTCCTCGCTGGACATGCGGTCACCAAGCACCTCGTAGTCTCCAGGGATGGCACCCGGCAAAAGGGGCGCACGGGCCTCTTCATACGCGGCAGACCTTTTGGGACGTACGTCACCGCGCGCCACGCTTGTGCGCGTGGCGGTAGAAGGACGTCTGCCCGGCAGCCAAGTCCTGTTCTTGTGCGACTCCGCCATGTCGTCCAACGTTAAGGCGACGGCGGGCCTGGCTTGAGTGCTGATGGCGGCTTGCTTGCACTGTTCGCGGCTAACGAGGGGAACACGTTCGCCAGATTCTGCGAGTTGAGGCGCACTGAATGACGTCGAGCTGTGTTTGGCGCCTGGCGATAACGTTTTTCTCTTTTCGTGCTTCCCTGCCAAAGAGCGTCTCCTGGTGCGCTTTTGCGAACGGTCGTGGGGATCGTCCAAGCTAATCCTGCTAGACGGTCGCCCGGACCCGTGACGTGTGAAGTGGGCAGGATCCCTGTCTTTCTCCGGATTGATTTCGGCCCGCTCTAGGTCTTCAGACGTGGGGACACGCAGAAGAGGATGCTCTATTTCGAAGGCGTCGTCACTTGAACTGTGTTCTTTGCCGGGTGGAATGTCGCCAGTGAGTGGAGGTGCGGAGGCCTTCGCGTCGTCTAATAAGCGAAATGCGGGGACGCTTTCCAACAGTGACGTTGACTTCGCGGACCGTAATGAGCCCTCGGCGGACTTGGCTGCTTCTTTCACTCCGCTGTTAGCACGAGGTATTGTCTTGCGTTTGTTCCGATAAGTTCGAGGAATGTGAGGAATTACCTTTTGAATGCTCCTGCGGCTGGACTTGGTTATATCAGACTGGCCATCCGGTAAGGTGATGTGCTTCTTTGGAGCAGCGCGTGTAATCTCCTGGGGCGTCAGCTTCTCCCGGGAAAATTGCTTCGAAGGTATTTCTGTGCTCGCCGGTGTCCGGTGTCCGGAAGTCTTCTTGCCTCCCGAACGCTTTTCGACTTGTTTGCCTGAGGCCGAACCTCCTCCGGCTTCTGGCTTCGCTTCTGGAACTGACGTCAACATCTTTGTCCTGGAAGTCGACTTCAGTTTGGGTTTGTGCAGCCTATCCCCCGAAGTGGACAGGAAACCTTCGCTAGAGCTTGACATGCTTGCGGTTATACGATTGAAGCCCTAGCTTGCTTCTTCCTCGCACCTTCTTCTCGGCGCACGCGCTTGTTTTGCGTGCTCGAGGGTAATCATGATGATTTTGCAACAAGGCAACTACCCACGCTGGGGGAATTGGCAAACAATTTATTGCTGAACTTTGAAGTTGCTATCTTGACATTACgtaatgatgaaagaaaaaagaaaaactaaacacATAAAGGAGAGAATACAAGTATTGTGCGGTGGGCCACGAGAAACGACAGATGAACAGTTAGCATGAACAGGGCAGTTTAGAATAGTGACACTAGaactcaaaagaaaaataatttatgtCGATATAATAATAATGTTTCGAAATGTAGGGTTTTGTGGGAAGTAATAATGTTGGTTGGCAGCTGCATTTCTGGCAATGTTTGTTCGAAATAACTTGTCAGAATAAACAAAGGGTGGTCCTAACCCACTGTCCTAAGTTGGTAATAAAGTTGGTAAAACAATTATTAAACAGAGAAGCATCTCGGAAAGTGCGTCACGTATCCAAAGAATGTTAATCGCCCCCATAAGGAtgcgaaaatacaaaaaaaaatctcagCGTCTCTTACACTATGGCCATGACTACTCGAAGGCGATGCATTAAGGACTGAAATGCCACCACACTCTTCAAGCAAGCCAACGTCACCACTCTTTTTGACAAGTGCCTTGCTGATTAAAACAAACACAAGTGTAATGAACTGTTTATAGTCGTTATTATTGCTCCCTTTAATAGTGTTGAATTATTAATGAACATATATCATAGTCAtgatatatgtaagtgcacaaaAACAATTATATATACGGACTCTATCCGCTATATGTAATGGACTATGCCCTTAGATTCTGCTcatgctttatacgccacatattgtatatgtaaatagtgcttctgattattttcATTTGCTTATTCTTTTAGTCTTCCTAATTTTCTtgtcttcaatactactatcatgatgatgggatagccggctctaacgtaacCTACCTTCCAATATTTTTTCTCAtatataaaacaaacaaacaaacaaacaaacaaacaaacaaacaaacaaacaaacaaacaaacaaacaaacaaacaaacaaacaaacaaacaaatgggaTAGCCGGTTCTAACGTAGCCTAcgttcccatattttttttttcatatataaataaaaagaacatggctgatccttccgtcataggaatcggtataacacgaaagtgaaacgtgtcttcacagaagtagtgcttattgggcagtgacatatgagagcttgtacaatgtctattcgtgtttggcagctatagcaccgtttgacgtggatgcacccatgctgacgcctagtggcacgtctccatcgcgacgactaacgcccatgatcatgattaaaccgttgtggtaactgaagttgtgaacatatatttggacacagcgaatcgtgaatcccgcgtaaagatgacatcaacaatctcataatcaacactggtacccgatatgcacttcaaattgtcgtcaattaaggagacaaacggcacggtgtgcgctttctagcaatgggtaaccgacgcctgtgctcatgcatacactgccacactgcgcttcagcaacacgggaggcagaggttcgtagcttgagccgcaaacgcgtgcgtcccgctggcctctgtctcgctccaccaaggcacgacactcgcccgtcgaaatcgtgtcctttctgcaacgcgtattgcagcagttttgttagtcggtgctctcgcagtcgaagcagtaggcggcggagaaatcccattggtgcatgtggaagctgcactactccgatgagccggcgcaagCTAActcgaagcgaaaggcaaag
Above is a window of Rhipicephalus sanguineus isolate Rsan-2018 chromosome 3, BIME_Rsan_1.4, whole genome shotgun sequence DNA encoding:
- the LOC125757883 gene encoding endothelin-converting enzyme 1-like, coding for MAESHKNRTWLPGRRPSTATRTSVARGDVRPKRSAAYEEARAPLLPGAIPGDYEVLGDRMSSEEYVLYPLAVFLLVGFALVVIFIFIPRNNVARRANPHKHGLTGTCESPSCFRDAVYLNSLLSWDKLDPCDDFYAFVCRQWEGSYATPSPGSFVSVDDDFAAFLEGEFYAYLQQDSSGKNSHLQPIIDLHRKCMDKTRIEDAEWDPLLELMSRVSLDGFPLTPPVRKTLSVWRTAAKILRLTGSAALLGVGICSKHSTVHTDIVLIGLPDMITNNDNIDINEAVRLYTRSAFAAMNSLKKQYMPPSFTLSIIKFATDLEKLADVTSTENASSVDSLRSLPQLAIFLEEIFKDVNSTLYSGETTEAMLQPAPAVSEIIQLADDTDIATVINYLGVRLMTQVSPFVPQSGLDEFYSALLYGKRRGNLPRWQLCLRAAEKALLPLTNLAVLTDLNAHVSISGLRNLAKDIIAEFKNDIDASPYFTPASKDIIRSVLNTTRLLVAGPDWLNDSVAIDAYVRALSVSTVSDSSALDTYVIYHEHDFLTSLARGSAQRWSRSTFSTDCWYEPYPDTIYVPLLVFNVSRAKDEGADALQLSRAGPRLMRCAFDALISKTRASTGVNDQWLEGETKAKLREVEACLDSPEASLLDRFKRTRDVLAANFSFENFIEAARTSRHPLALMLPPNRLVTEQRLFFIYLMLQSCEKSGGAENRAPIASSDWNIVLRNTEQFPVEFSCSSETPMNVQKKCLNV